In Desulfonatronovibrio magnus, a single genomic region encodes these proteins:
- a CDS encoding metal ABC transporter ATP-binding protein: MLENVNLEVAAGDFVAVLGPNGGGKSTLIKIMLGILPLQEGQIYILGEIPGKAAHKIGYVPQHATSADKFPVNVLDVVLMGRLGSIGRFKKYKPQDYSMAEKALEHVGMEKLKNTLISNLSGGQKQRVLIARALACDPEILFLDEPTASVDQSFHSRLYDLLNDLNRSGKTIVVISHDLSVLSSHAKSVACVNKNLYFHDSSEISQDMLEKVYHCPVELITHGSIPHRVLKHHHCTHD, translated from the coding sequence GTGCTGGAAAATGTCAACCTTGAGGTTGCAGCAGGAGATTTTGTTGCTGTTCTCGGACCCAATGGGGGTGGCAAGTCCACCCTCATTAAAATTATGCTGGGCATTCTGCCCCTGCAAGAAGGACAGATATACATACTTGGAGAAATTCCTGGAAAAGCAGCACACAAAATCGGTTATGTTCCCCAGCATGCAACAAGCGCTGACAAGTTTCCAGTAAATGTCCTTGATGTCGTGCTCATGGGCCGGCTTGGAAGCATTGGGCGCTTCAAGAAATACAAGCCTCAGGACTACTCTATGGCAGAGAAGGCTCTTGAGCATGTGGGAATGGAAAAACTCAAAAACACCTTGATCAGCAATCTATCCGGAGGTCAGAAGCAGCGTGTACTCATTGCCAGGGCACTGGCCTGTGATCCAGAAATTCTTTTTCTGGATGAACCTACAGCCAGCGTTGACCAGAGCTTTCATTCCAGGCTTTATGATCTACTCAACGACTTAAACCGGTCAGGCAAAACCATCGTGGTCATCAGTCACGATCTGTCCGTCCTTTCCAGCCATGCCAAATCAGTTGCATGTGTTAATAAAAATCTGTACTTTCACGACTCTTCGGAAATAAGTCAGGATATGCTGGAAAAAGTATATCACTGCCCTGTGGAGCTCATCACCCACGGATCAATTCCGCACAGGGTCCTCAAACACCATCATTGCACACATGATTGA
- a CDS encoding metal ABC transporter permease yields the protein MIEVLQYEFMRNALMAGLLVSIACGIIGALVVVNRIVFISGGIAHASYGGIGLAFFAGFSPNMGAALAALISALIMGLVSRGKKHRADTVIGVIWAVGMSTGIILIDLTPGYNVDLMSYLFGSILMVPKSSLWTMAVMNLGIFILIQLFYRDFLTMSYDEEFAVAMGVPVGALYFLLLIMVALTVVMTIQVVGLILVIALLTIPSYLAEKYTRSLKSMMLAAVLISIFFTQTGIWLSYYLNLTTGATIVMVAAAFFFLSGLVSKIPYK from the coding sequence ATGATTGAAGTCCTTCAGTACGAATTCATGCGTAATGCCCTCATGGCCGGTCTGTTAGTGAGCATTGCCTGTGGTATTATCGGCGCCTTAGTTGTGGTCAACAGGATTGTCTTTATTTCCGGAGGCATAGCCCATGCATCGTATGGTGGCATTGGACTGGCTTTCTTTGCAGGTTTTTCGCCCAACATGGGTGCTGCACTGGCAGCGTTGATTTCCGCTCTAATCATGGGCTTGGTCAGCAGGGGCAAAAAGCACCGCGCTGATACTGTCATTGGTGTTATATGGGCTGTAGGCATGTCCACCGGGATCATTCTGATAGACCTGACCCCGGGATACAATGTGGACCTCATGAGTTATCTTTTCGGAAGCATTCTCATGGTTCCCAAATCCTCATTATGGACCATGGCTGTCATGAATCTGGGAATTTTTATCCTGATACAATTATTTTACAGAGATTTTCTAACCATGTCCTATGACGAAGAATTTGCTGTTGCCATGGGGGTGCCTGTGGGGGCACTCTACTTTCTACTGTTGATAATGGTAGCCTTGACAGTAGTCATGACTATTCAGGTGGTGGGACTGATCCTTGTTATTGCCCTATTGACCATTCCGTCGTATCTTGCTGAAAAGTACACCAGATCATTGAAAAGCATGATGCTTGCAGCTGTTTTGATAAGTATATTCTTTACTCAGACCGGAATATGGCTGTCTTATTATCTCAACCTGACCACAGGCGCTACCATAGTAATGGTGGCTGCAGCATTTTTCTTTCTGTCCGGACTGGTTTCAAAAATACCCTATAAGTAA
- the lgt gene encoding prolipoprotein diacylglyceryl transferase: MLNYPDINPVAFEIGPLQLRWYGLMYLIGFATAWLLARYRAGKPGSGWTRQELPDLITYCALGVIIGARVGYVLFYDFFSFISRPWELVMIWQGGMSFHGGLVGVLVCLWLYARKTNRSFFTVSDFVSPLAPLGLMFGRLGNFINSELWGRPTDMPWGMVFPDHASGFVSRHPSQLYQAFLEGLVLFIIIWFFSNQKRPKMAVSGMFCLGYGVFRFIVEFFREPDAHLGFLLMDWMTMGQILCVPLIFVGLTAIVLAYRKK; encoded by the coding sequence ATGCTGAATTATCCTGATATCAATCCCGTTGCCTTTGAGATAGGTCCTCTTCAGTTACGCTGGTATGGACTCATGTATCTTATTGGCTTTGCAACTGCCTGGCTCCTGGCGAGATACAGAGCTGGAAAGCCTGGATCAGGCTGGACCAGACAGGAACTGCCCGACTTGATCACCTATTGCGCCCTGGGTGTAATTATCGGGGCCAGAGTGGGTTATGTGTTGTTTTATGATTTTTTCAGCTTTATCTCTCGCCCCTGGGAACTCGTCATGATCTGGCAGGGAGGGATGTCTTTTCATGGCGGTCTGGTTGGAGTTCTTGTCTGTTTGTGGCTTTACGCCCGCAAAACCAACAGATCTTTTTTCACAGTAAGCGACTTTGTTTCACCCCTTGCTCCTTTGGGTCTTATGTTCGGCAGACTGGGCAATTTCATCAATTCAGAACTATGGGGACGCCCTACAGACATGCCATGGGGAATGGTCTTTCCTGATCATGCTTCCGGGTTCGTTTCAAGACACCCTTCCCAGCTTTATCAGGCCTTTCTTGAAGGACTGGTATTGTTTATAATTATATGGTTTTTCTCTAATCAAAAAAGACCAAAAATGGCTGTTTCAGGTATGTTTTGTCTGGGATATGGAGTATTCAGATTTATTGTGGAATTTTTCCGGGAACCTGATGCTCATCTTGGATTTTTGCTTATGGACTGGATGACCATGGGACAAATCCTGTGTGTGCCCCTTATCTTTGTGGGATTGACTGCCATAGTGCTGGCATATCGAAAAAAATAG
- a CDS encoding PAS domain S-box protein, with amino-acid sequence MKDDLIEKLKTRVKFLEETQRNIIDTLNSTADWADFRPEHGRFEDRMDILKDIASRIIRLAQFKSIGIWLVDEETNSFDFVLNDPADTKAQLCSEFDHLVDDGLIALAINSEKPVFASASETQGRFMIQAIATASRIRGIFLGHLEHGQGLPDATIPLVMILCQNCASSLEALELYSLLRKKNEALIEREDRLAKVMTAINEGIWDWDITDDKLYFDDRYYTMAGYEPGEFASTFEEFAKRVHPDDFITLKKLIDDNFSGQKEVLDWVFRFLKRDGEWLWIRGRGKVVQRDRQGNPMRMVGTHTDISDRMLAEQNLLVSEERYRLLSDVTMEGIVIHKSGIVKDVNTSMTKIFGYTRDELLGRDILEVAFHPEDHVVIRENIIKDYARPYTVRGIRKNGEVFHAELEARNFQVGTDEYRVGAVRDISERIKARNELMLSHDRLKTVMNSIEAFVFIIDMDSHKVLFCNEFASRVFGDIIGKECWKVIQAQQDGPCSFCTNHELISPDGKPSGVYTWEYRNSLTGRWYDCRDRAIHWIDGRLVRMEIATDITQRKEAQEKLTEVNQELEQALAEKDKFFSIIAHDLKSPMSGLLSLSQMIAADGVSWTRDEIKEASAGLYRSSKSLFALLENLLQWARMQRGLIKFEPESRELCELVSINTGVLESVAAQKKIKIVQSVPDGLEVWADEFMINTILRNLLSNAIKFTPRGGTVNISAEKIADFVELGIHDNGMGMEEDDIAKVFSIAHKSVMPGTEGETSTGLGLILCKDFVEKHGGKIRIESRVGEGTSVLFTLPQSEGS; translated from the coding sequence ATGAAGGATGATCTGATAGAAAAGTTGAAGACAAGGGTCAAATTTCTTGAAGAGACACAAAGAAATATAATTGATACCCTGAACTCTACTGCTGACTGGGCTGATTTTCGCCCTGAACATGGCCGGTTTGAAGACAGAATGGATATTCTGAAGGATATTGCCTCCAGGATTATTCGTCTTGCTCAGTTTAAAAGTATTGGTATATGGCTTGTAGATGAAGAAACAAACAGTTTTGATTTTGTACTGAATGATCCTGCAGATACTAAAGCTCAGCTCTGTTCGGAGTTTGACCACCTTGTGGATGATGGACTGATTGCTCTGGCCATTAACAGTGAGAAGCCTGTTTTTGCTTCTGCTTCAGAAACACAAGGCAGATTTATGATCCAGGCCATTGCAACTGCTTCCAGAATCAGGGGGATATTTCTGGGACACCTGGAGCATGGTCAGGGATTACCTGATGCCACAATTCCTCTGGTGATGATTCTTTGTCAAAACTGCGCGTCTTCCCTTGAAGCCCTGGAATTGTACAGTCTTCTCAGAAAGAAAAATGAAGCTCTTATAGAGAGAGAGGACAGACTGGCCAAGGTTATGACCGCGATAAACGAAGGTATCTGGGACTGGGATATTACTGATGACAAGTTATATTTTGATGACAGATATTATACCATGGCCGGATATGAACCAGGGGAATTTGCCAGCACATTTGAAGAGTTTGCCAAAAGAGTTCACCCTGATGACTTTATAACTTTGAAGAAGCTTATCGATGACAATTTTTCAGGTCAAAAGGAAGTGCTGGACTGGGTTTTCAGGTTTCTAAAGCGTGATGGCGAATGGCTTTGGATACGCGGCCGGGGGAAGGTAGTTCAACGCGACAGACAGGGCAATCCCATGCGTATGGTGGGAACGCATACAGACATCAGCGACCGAATGCTGGCTGAGCAAAATCTATTGGTCAGTGAAGAACGTTATCGTCTTCTTTCTGATGTAACCATGGAAGGGATTGTCATACATAAATCCGGCATAGTGAAGGATGTAAACACATCAATGACCAAGATCTTCGGTTACACTCGAGATGAGCTTCTGGGGAGAGATATTCTTGAAGTTGCCTTTCACCCGGAAGATCATGTAGTAATCAGAGAAAATATAATTAAAGATTATGCGCGGCCCTACACAGTCAGGGGGATAAGGAAAAATGGAGAAGTATTTCATGCTGAGCTTGAAGCCAGGAATTTTCAGGTTGGCACTGATGAGTACAGAGTAGGTGCGGTCCGGGATATTTCTGAGCGCATCAAGGCCAGAAATGAACTAATGTTGTCACATGATCGACTGAAAACTGTAATGAACAGTATTGAAGCCTTTGTGTTTATTATTGATATGGACAGCCACAAAGTGCTTTTTTGTAATGAATTTGCCTCAAGAGTTTTTGGGGATATTATTGGTAAAGAATGTTGGAAAGTGATACAGGCACAACAGGATGGACCATGTTCATTTTGTACAAATCATGAGTTGATAAGCCCGGACGGCAAGCCCTCAGGAGTTTATACATGGGAATACAGGAATTCTCTGACTGGGCGCTGGTACGACTGTCGTGACAGGGCCATTCACTGGATTGACGGCAGGCTGGTGCGAATGGAAATTGCTACAGATATAACACAGCGCAAAGAAGCTCAGGAAAAGCTGACCGAGGTTAACCAGGAGCTTGAACAGGCATTGGCTGAAAAAGATAAATTTTTTTCCATAATAGCACATGATTTAAAATCGCCCATGTCAGGGCTGCTCAGTCTGTCTCAAATGATTGCAGCTGACGGGGTGTCATGGACCCGGGACGAGATAAAGGAGGCATCAGCAGGGCTTTACAGATCTTCAAAGAGCCTGTTTGCCTTGTTGGAAAATTTGTTGCAATGGGCCAGGATGCAGCGTGGATTGATCAAGTTTGAGCCGGAGTCACGAGAATTGTGTGAACTGGTATCCATCAACACAGGTGTTCTGGAGTCGGTAGCTGCGCAAAAAAAAATTAAGATCGTTCAATCAGTCCCGGATGGTCTTGAAGTATGGGCTGATGAGTTTATGATCAACACCATTTTACGTAATCTGCTTTCCAATGCAATAAAGTTTACCCCACGAGGTGGCACTGTAAATATTTCAGCTGAAAAAATTGCTGATTTTGTTGAGTTGGGGATCCATGACAATGGCATGGGCATGGAAGAGGATGATATCGCCAAAGTTTTTTCCATTGCCCATAAAAGTGTCATGCCCGGTACAGAAGGGGAGACCAGTACTGGATTGGGTTTGATTCTTTGCAAGGATTTTGTGGAAAAGCATGGAGGTAAAATACGTATTGAAAGCAGGGTCGGGGAGGGCACCAGCGTGCTTTTTACCTTGCCCCAGTCTGAGGGTAGCTAA
- a CDS encoding HDOD domain-containing protein, producing the protein MRVVSMEDLKPGMILVSDLRTSKGRLILPTGHRLTEERIKIARIWGITEAKVEGPPVDEEDLDLFACFDPDVTSVLQAMVNWRFAGCDRNFQVHKKLEWLFTKKITQGLDRKNARKVVEKYRGRDDHLKKLICHEPEKKKIDMESLVKREVELVSLPDVFYEIMEVVKSPVSSAAHIAEVISKDTSLSSRMLKLVNSTFYSFISRIDTLSRAVTIVGTVEITNLAMGISVTSMFDDIPEDIVNVNDFWEHSIAVGVLARILAAEAGMPDTERVFVGGLLHDIGRMVLIKHHPDVCAGILLAAAEQPVPLYQLERKHTGFTHADLGEALLKEWNIPPTLADILARHHARSWDNLDEALLVQIADSIAHGMGFGHSGSRRVTPIDKEAWQVTGLKPSVLTKVVSQTSNQLRDLMQIIVPGSGDEG; encoded by the coding sequence ATGAGAGTTGTTAGTATGGAGGATTTGAAGCCGGGTATGATTCTGGTCTCAGATTTACGGACAAGCAAAGGCAGGCTTATTTTGCCTACCGGGCACAGATTGACCGAGGAGCGTATAAAAATCGCCCGCATCTGGGGCATTACTGAAGCAAAGGTTGAAGGTCCGCCCGTTGATGAAGAAGATCTTGATCTTTTTGCTTGTTTTGATCCTGATGTAACCAGCGTTCTGCAGGCTATGGTGAACTGGCGTTTTGCAGGTTGCGACCGAAATTTTCAAGTACATAAAAAATTAGAATGGCTTTTTACAAAGAAGATTACCCAGGGGCTTGACAGAAAAAATGCGAGAAAAGTGGTCGAGAAGTACCGGGGGCGGGATGATCATCTCAAAAAATTAATTTGCCATGAACCAGAAAAGAAGAAGATTGATATGGAGTCCCTTGTCAAAAGGGAAGTTGAGCTGGTGTCATTACCGGATGTCTTTTATGAGATCATGGAAGTGGTCAAAAGCCCTGTAAGTTCTGCAGCTCATATTGCTGAAGTTATCAGTAAGGATACAAGTCTTTCTTCAAGAATGCTAAAATTAGTCAACAGTACTTTTTACAGTTTTATTTCCAGGATAGACACCCTGTCCAGAGCTGTGACCATAGTAGGCACAGTAGAGATCACTAACCTGGCCATGGGCATTTCCGTGACATCCATGTTTGATGATATTCCTGAAGATATCGTAAATGTAAACGATTTCTGGGAACACAGTATTGCCGTGGGAGTTCTGGCAAGAATTCTGGCCGCTGAAGCAGGCATGCCTGATACTGAAAGGGTATTTGTAGGCGGACTGCTCCATGATATTGGCAGAATGGTTCTCATTAAGCATCATCCCGATGTCTGCGCAGGGATTCTGCTTGCTGCTGCAGAACAGCCGGTTCCCTTGTATCAGCTTGAGCGTAAGCATACAGGTTTTACCCATGCTGACCTTGGAGAGGCGTTGCTAAAGGAATGGAATATCCCCCCCACCCTGGCCGACATTCTTGCACGTCATCATGCACGTAGCTGGGATAACCTTGACGAAGCTTTACTGGTACAGATTGCTGATTCCATTGCCCATGGCATGGGGTTCGGGCACAGCGGATCAAGGCGAGTAACGCCCATAGATAAAGAGGCATGGCAGGTGACCGGACTTAAACCAAGTGTTTTGACCAAAGTGGTATCTCAAACCAGTAATCAACTGCGTGATTTAATGCAAATTATAGTTCCGGGGAGTGGTGATGAAGGATGA
- a CDS encoding response regulator, producing the protein MPTITVFSAPYCREEEVVSSLVNDMRLNIVRDRQIIAQASEKYEIAEDKFYKALFGKTSVFNKFTKEKQRCIACYKSVLAAHFLKHDLLLIGFGGFLIPKGLTHVLKVCLTADLSYRLEIAAQQHHLNANDLNKLISQEDESRYRWTEYVVHQGPWESSLYDILISMDKSSVDEAASIIRSYAKRAVTLPNKESLLAAENFALTADIEAELSLRGWIVRAKFIQDKLVIRLEKNIMRTEKLEGDLKSIMENLVEDVEYEIQAGPDMFETDVYRPFDSETPSKVLLVDDEKRYAQKLSDRLRMREMGTAVVYNGEEALELIEEDEPEVVILDLMLPEIDGIQVLSLIKRSHANLPVIILSGGGQEKELRQCAQMGAFACLQKPVDIKKLTETIRRAYSEKQTASLTGKEQGQREEQL; encoded by the coding sequence ATGCCGACAATTACAGTTTTCAGTGCTCCCTATTGCCGGGAAGAGGAAGTGGTCAGCAGTCTTGTCAATGACATGCGGCTCAATATTGTCCGGGACAGGCAAATTATTGCACAGGCCTCGGAAAAGTATGAAATTGCGGAAGATAAGTTTTACAAAGCATTGTTTGGAAAGACATCAGTATTCAATAAATTCACCAAGGAGAAGCAACGTTGTATTGCCTGCTATAAATCCGTTCTGGCAGCCCATTTTCTTAAACATGACCTGTTATTAATCGGTTTTGGCGGTTTTCTTATACCCAAAGGGTTGACTCATGTACTTAAGGTGTGTCTGACGGCTGATTTGAGCTATCGGTTAGAGATAGCAGCCCAACAGCATCATCTCAACGCCAACGATCTGAACAAGCTGATTTCTCAAGAAGATGAAAGCCGTTATCGCTGGACAGAATATGTCGTCCATCAAGGCCCCTGGGAATCTTCACTTTATGATATTCTCATTTCCATGGATAAATCTTCTGTGGATGAGGCTGCATCTATCATCAGATCTTATGCTAAAAGGGCTGTTACGCTGCCCAACAAAGAATCTTTGCTTGCAGCAGAGAATTTTGCTCTTACAGCCGATATTGAGGCTGAACTGTCATTAAGAGGCTGGATAGTCAGGGCCAAATTCATCCAGGACAAGCTTGTCATCAGGCTGGAAAAAAATATCATGCGTACTGAAAAACTGGAAGGAGACCTGAAATCTATTATGGAAAATCTTGTGGAGGATGTGGAATATGAGATCCAGGCCGGACCGGATATGTTTGAAACAGACGTATATCGTCCTTTTGATTCTGAAACTCCTTCCAAAGTGTTGCTGGTGGATGATGAAAAAAGGTATGCCCAGAAATTGTCAGACCGTTTGCGAATGAGAGAGATGGGCACTGCTGTAGTATATAATGGAGAGGAAGCCTTGGAATTGATAGAAGAAGATGAACCCGAAGTGGTTATTCTTGATTTAATGCTGCCTGAAATTGATGGAATACAGGTTCTTAGCCTTATCAAAAGAAGTCATGCAAATCTGCCTGTTATTATTTTGTCTGGAGGGGGACAGGAGAAAGAATTGCGTCAGTGTGCTCAAATGGGTGCTTTTGCCTGCCTGCAAAAGCCTGTAGATATAAAAAAACTAACTGAAACCATTCGTAGAGCTTATTCTGAAAAACAGACTGCTTCTTTAACTGGCAAGGAACAGGGACAACGGGAGGAGCAGTTATGA